In the genome of Scatophagus argus isolate fScaArg1 chromosome 20, fScaArg1.pri, whole genome shotgun sequence, the window CGGTGACTGACAGAGTTATAATGAAACTTCACAACCAGAAGATCGAACGTCGACTTTCTCCTGGAAACATCGACTTTCTGTTTCACAATAAGAGCGTGAAGTTACTCTGATGACAATCACATGATAAACACAGAATAAAGCTGCGTCTCCTTTAATCaagaaaaatgctttaaaatatttttgttctaAATTAAAAACCCAACAGTTTATACAAGCTCAGCTGAAAATTAGCCAACAGTCAAACTGTTTTTGGCAGTGATTTGAGtcatctgaatgtgtttgtaataaCGTTGAGCTTTGgactaaacaaacactgaaggtGTCGCACTCGAACGCTTGTTGTTACGACAACTTAATCTTGTCTCAGCGTCGTGAGGTTTAACCCCTCATGTTCGTTCATGTGTGGTCATGCAAAAGACAGGATGTAAATGTGAGGTTTTTCAGTACTGCGAAGCACAGAAAACGTGAGCGAAGTGAGTCAAGTGCTGGCAGTGCATCAGCGTGATATCAGCTGTGATCAGCAGACACTTTGAGTagtaaaacagatttatttcagcatgactgcGGGGGCCACACAGCATattaaaagtgcattttttgggtttgttttcaACAAAGTGACTCATCAttgctgacatttaaacatcatCCCACTTGCACAAATGACAAGTGCCTGTAAAAGCCTCATGTGAACGGCTGCTGTGAATTAACAGACGCTGAAGCCCAAGCTTCGAcatatcaaaataaatgttagcGTTTAAAATGTCACCGTGGCATCTGTTGCACAACCGCAGGAACAACGGGTTCAGTCAACACGTTTGCGCTGCAACATCTACAGAGTACAAACTGCAGCGTGCAGTTCGACAGGAGGCTGACGTGACTAAAGGCCAAATCaactctttgttgtttttaggcATTGATTCAGGACTTCCAGGAACTTTACTTCAGTTGTACTTCAGTTTGGAGTATTGAATCGAGGTGGGACCAAGTCAAGTCACGAGTGAGTCTCAATCCTGATGGGCTCGTTGTGTATCTGTGATGTACATGAAGATGAAACCACATTAGTGTGTAGTTTGGGGTTCTTCTTGTGTCGTACTTGATGTGTTGTATTTCCTGTCCAGGTAGCCATCTTTGTTTTGACTCAGAGTCGTGCTGGTGAGCTGAAGTGAATCCCATCAGCTCTGACTGCAGTGATGTTTCGTTTGCTGATCTGAGCTCAGCGAGGCTGCGctttcttcagtctgtctgacagcacagtgacatTCTGCCAAttcctcatctccctctcaGGCCAGATCTGCTtagtctgtggtgtgtgtgtgtgtgtgtgtgtgggtgggtgtgttaTCGTTGGCTTCTctgattgtgtttgtgaagcTGCGCTGCTGTGACAGGAGGCAGCGAGGCTCAGCGCCAGCAGACTCTGAAGACCCTTCCTGGGCTCGGCTCAAAGGTTTGGAGGGGTTTTGGAAGGGAGTCTGTCTCCAAGGCTGGATTTAAGGCGCCCTCGGTGCGGTTGGAGGCACTTTGGGACTCCAAAACCTTTGACCCGCATCATCCACTTACCAAAAGTGTCTGAGGCCACACGTCACAGTTAATGTGACTCGGGCAGTTCAGCTCGGATCGAGAACACCTCAGGGCGTTTCCAGACTTCAGTGGATCGTCTGTAATCTCCTCGTTAACGATCAGCGTCAGAGGATGcacttcagttcaattcataaAGTAGAGAAGGAGGTTCGTGTCTACTCGTTGTGAAGTCGGGAACCACCGCatataaaactaaaatgtgGAGAATAATTAGGCCTGACATTAAAATGGAGCCGACTCTAATTACATTACGATTCACTTGGAGCCAGCGAAGCACTCAGTGCAGTAACAGCTTCATTCACTGTGCAGTCTGATGTAAAACTGGTCTTAACCAAACATTAGAacatttacttttctttttcagttgcTAAGTCAGTGAGACTGAGTTCAGACAGAATCAGCAACACTTTGGCACCTCAAAGAAACACGAATCCAcgtttcaaaacattttttactgtGAGCTCGGCTGTGGACACAAACGCTGAATGCAGGTCAGAGTCGGTGTGGAAGAAAACTGCGTTCAAGTTCAGCTGCTACAGACGGCAGATACAACTGAcgacaaacacaaactatttTACACAACAGCATGAAGTCATCTGGGACCTTCTGTCTCAGGCCAGCTTCCCATCTGTCCTCAGAGCAATAACCATTAACTCCAGTCATTTTCATCTGTCATCGTTGTCCTCCTCGTGtttcctcctcgtcctcacTTCTTTGCCCTCCCACTGCTGATTTCCAACTGGCCTCAGAAGTCATCGTCGTCGCATATGTCCAGATACACGTCGAAGGCTTCTCGGTTGCAGTTTCCGTCAGGGGTGAACACGTACTTGTGGAAGGTCCCGTCCACACATATGGCTGCAGGAGGGAGACAAGTTCAGTGACTGTGAGTCCAACATGTGAACAACGGGAGACAAACAGCTCTGTTCGCTGGCATGCAGGGCTGTGATTGGCCTGTTAAGGAGTGAACGCTGCCATCTGAAGTGAGGCAGCACTCTGGAGTCTGAAGTAAAGAAAGATCTGAACCGTTTTTGAGATGAAGAtgtgcaaacaaactgcagcgTGAGGAAACTGCATCCGACACAAATCTGTCGAGTGTGGCCTGTAATTCATCACATCAAAACAACGGCCTCATCACAAACACGTTCTGCGTGTTTTTCTACTCACCGATGACAGAGTTCACGTTCTTGGACGTGTTCTTTCCAAAAGCACAGATGCAGGCGCACTCAGCCGGCACGGTGAAGCTGGCCAATGACCACTGGCTGTCCACATACTGACCAATCACAGGGCCCACCTTCCCAACACGCGCCAGGCtgcaggaggcagaggaaacaTTAGCCAATCAGAAGAGTTTGGAGGCACGAGAGAGCCGACTGGAAGTCAGAGGTGGGACGTACGCGGAGCGGCGGTTCAGTTTGGTGTCTTTGAGAGCGAAGATGTGAACGGTGCCTTTGTCACTGGAGGCACACAGGAACGAGGAGTCGTGGCTGAAGTTGATGctgaaaaaggagagaggaggtttGAGCGTGTGATGGCACTttggctgaacacacacacacacacacacaatccatcAGTCTGTGAGTGCATACCAGTAGAGGGTGGCCGGGTCGGTTCCCCTGCGCAGCTCCACCAGCTTGTCTCTGGTCGTCGTGTCGAACAGCCGGATGAGCGTTCCTTTGCGTGAGGCCGAAGCTGCGACGCTGCCCGGCTGGTTCAGCGCCACGCAGGCGATCTCGCTCTGGTGGGCGTTGATGGTGAAAGGGGCAGATGATGTGCCAGGTTTGGTGTTGGATAAATCCTGAAGAAAGCAACAGTTTTGGCGTGACCTTCACTTTGAACGGCTGGTGTATTTTCTGCAGAAGTAAAGTCTGAATGTTTGGGACTCACAACCAGCTGCAGGCTGCCACATTTGTGACCCGGAAAAACAAGCAACTGTTTCTCCAGACTGGGACATAAATCACACAAGCCTGGAAGGAAGCAAGAGCAACATTCAGCAAAATGTTGAACAGCAGGCCATGATgtaagagaaagaggaagagaacaaCGGAGGACTCTTTACCTTTGGGGTTATCTCTAGTGTCAAACTCAAAAAGTTTGACAGGGTTATCCGGAAAACTGTACACGTAGATCCTGTTCTTTAAGACAATGATGATCctaaaaaaccaaaacaaccacaacattTTTATACTCCGGTCACATTTACTGGCCTTCCCTTTCAGGTGGAACAGGCGGTGACGGTAAACTCACTTGTCATGCCTCATGCGAACAGCCAGAACAGGTTTAGTGAAAGTGAACTCGAGGACCAGTTTGTCTTTGGGGTCTCGTGACTCCCGAGCGTCGTCCCAGATCAGCACTGCAATGAAACAGTGACCGTATTAGTCTGTTttacacaaaaaggaaaaaaatcaggTTCAGTGAAGCTTTCCAGACCAGATTTGTACCACTGACATAAAAAAAGATGGCTGACGTGTCTCCATTTCCTCCCATTGAACAACAGTGAAGCCAAGGAGGAGTTTGAGctgcactgcagccagccaccagggggcgatccaggTGTCCTGCGAGCCTCACACAGGCTAAGTTTGCCACAGAAACTTTTAGGATATCAAATCCGAGTTTTTGGTGGGCGAGACGGAACCTCAGCAgaagattttgtctttttgacaCTGAAACTGTTCATTACCCTGAACTGTGACTGTCTGCTGTTACGCCCCTCATCAGTGTGCCATGCTGTGTTGTACAGTGACAAAGTTTGGATTTCTGTTtgaacaatgataataataataataataatactaagaGCTGTCCTCTAACTGACCAGATATTTCTGAGAACTTGGGGTTGACTCCTCCTCCCACGATGGCCAACAGGTTGGATCGATGCAGCATGGAGCACAGGGCCACGCTGCCCACCTGCTCGTGGTCTGCAAGCACAAATGAAAACGTTACAGGTGCAGATGGATAATCAAAtatttctcctctcttctgaaCGCATTTTAGTACCGACAAATCACAGGAGCTGCAGTGACGCTGCAGGAAAATCAAACAACCTTATTACTTCAGCCTCAGCTCAAATAGCAACACAGACGGCTGCCAGACTAATCACATGGGTTCATGGAGGGATGGGACCTGTTAATGATCTGTCAGGTTTGGAAAATCCTTAGAAAACGTGAAGTTGTGTTTCCAGAGCGGACGTGACATACGCAGACGGCGATCAGAGCTGGAGTGACGCTGTTGGAGAGTCCACTCACCCAGGTGACCTTTCTCCATCAGGGGCTCCACGTTGTAAATCCGGACCCCTGTCTCCATCGCACAGCAGAAACAGCCTGTGATAaaccagacagagacaggaagttaAAGTAAAACGTGTGTGCGTCCTGTCCCTGCTGGCAGACTGCGGGCTGTTAGCTCTTAGCTTACTCTGGTCCTGGTTGAACTGCAGGCTGTTGACTCCTCTCTGCTGAGCCATGGCTGCCCAGCTAACGTTACCGGAACGTTACCAGTACCAGTTACCAGCTAAAGCTTCAGCTGCACCCGACCGACAACCTGCGACAGAGCAGAAGAGACATGACACGATGGTACGATCAACTTCATTTTGCCCCGAACGTCTTCAGCTAACAGTTGAGCAACACTTTGTTTACGTTAGCTTCAGTTAGCTAACGCACATTAGCATCGGGTAAAAGCGGTGTGAACGCGGCTGCTGTTCCGGGTTCACTTCGACGTTTTCAGAAGCGTAAAGTCTCACCATGAACCCGCAGAGTCGAGACGACGTGGATGTTTTCAAAGCTGTGAACACGACAAACAGAgcgaaacaacaacaacaacagcgaTGTGAGACGGcgatttgtttttgttgtccaGCAGTGACGTAAGGCACACGTGCTTCCGGTTTTGTTCCGCTTCttgagcttgtttttttttctacaaaattaaatgacaaaaagggCAAACGTGAATGGGAAGGCATGTAACGAAGACAATTAATTTGAAAACAActaaaaaataacttaaatacaAGGTTGCGTCATTACAACTATACTTTAAAACTATCGAAAGTAATTAGAAAACTTCTCtcataaatttgtttttgttagaaTGGTGACATCTTAGGGATGTTGGCTTCAAAATAGATTTGTTGTCACGTGTTCCACTGCAGCATACACAACAGGGAGCAACcgtaagtaaaagtactaacaACCACTACAAGTAGTCCTGCATTCAGAACATGACTTCAGTAGAAGTGAGTATTATGTACTTGCAGTGCTCAGAGTGCATTtcagtgtgttcctgttgtATCGGAGGTGTTAGTGGGTCGATCTTCCTGCTGGACTTTGAAGCTCATCTGAGctcctttctgtcctgctgGCTGCTTGAATCTCCAGCAGAGCTTCAGATTCTCTCAGACCATCAGGTGTTTGTAGCCCAGCTGTCCCGGGACCTCCAGGACCAGGACCTCCCAACAGGTTCCTGagctcacacagacagcctgttttcagctctgtgatgtcaaaacaacacaaagaacacaaatgaaaaatgacataaaatttCTTCATACATTTAAGCTGTCGCTGCTGCCTATTTTGATGCTTGGTTAAATATTTTCTCCAATATTATAATTGCGACAGCATGTGAAAAAAGTAATTTACAGCGATGATTAATGTGAACTCTGTCTGATAATAACGTAAATGTaatgaatagaaaataaaagcgAAAGCAGGCCTGTCCGCTGAGTTGACAGCTCCTTCATGTTTCAGCAGGTCCTGTGAATCTAAAGACTTTTCCTCTCCCTGACCTCCTCAGAGAGGGGGAGCAGCTCTTTGGTTTTAACCTTGGCTGATATTTGACTCTCTGATCGTGTTCTCATGTTTACGGTTCATATGGGATTACGTTAAAGCTGTGCTGATGTATGGGCTTTGTAATGATGTGAGAAGCGTTTGGGGTTGCCGTCATCAGTCAGAGTTAGCagcagatttgttttcattggtCTGTGGCTCAGTCACAATGTATGTTGGCAAACTTGATTAATATTGTAGTGTTTTAATTGCTCTTAATGCAGCATGTGCAGTTTGTTTATGGTAGAAGGGCTTGGCAGGGAGGTGCAGTGTGGAAACGCCCACTCGGGACCCTGTGAGGGAAAACAGTCTCACGAGGTTTTAAAGAATATGCTGAGCAATCGCTTACAGACTGCTTGGATTAGAACAGTGAACACAGCCCCTAatcatttcatgtttgtctgttaCATCAGCCATTATTGAGTTAGCAGCGGGGGACTGGCTATAACCAATGCTGTATGACTGTATAAACTGCTGCAGCGTGGGTTCATTCATCAAAGTCGTTTGTGAAgtaacacacactgcattttaaaTAGATTCACCGTAAAGGCTCAGTCACAGCAGCATGTAAGGTAGCAACACTTTGGGCTAAGATCGCGTCGCTTCGCTGAATTTGTTGAGGTTTGGAGTTATCCTGACCGAGGTGACCTTTTAGTTAAGGTCAGCTAGAGAGGAAGCTAGCATAGCCTGTTAGCTGTGTGGCCAGTTTTGTTAAACTGCCCACAGCAGAGACATACTCTACATACGGCTGTCCCGTTAGCATCTCAGCTATATGATGCTCTTATTTAATTAGCTTGTTAGCGTGCTGGCTGCAGAtagacagagatagagacatcgataaatactttattgatcccgaagGTAATTTAAGGCATCCAGTAGCTCTTTATGACATACAGGAAGACCACTCATgcaacaaacaaatatttaaggtcaaagaaaagaaattaagaaattcAAAGAATCATATATCAAATGTACCAAATCAATCAATtactgcgtttcgttgcatcgtacttgtacatgtgtaatgacaataaagttgaatctaatctaatctaatctaattaaacaaatataataataataatgatataaaaacCAGAGAAAAGGCACAGAAACTTGAGTGATAACCTAGTTCACTAACAAACCACCACAGTAAGTACACGCAAAATTGGTGCCCATATGTGGggtttttaaacacagataaacaaggaaaaaattAGGCCAgaggataaaacaaaaataaacctaTCAGCTATATTTGTACACTCATCAGTGAGAATCTTGTTAGCATGATGACAGGGACAAGAAATCCCTCTAATGAAAATCCTGACAAATCCTCGATTACAGTTTTGCTTGGATTACCAGCTCTGGcacatactgtactgcatgCCCAGTTTGAAATCAGCATTAATGTCTGCCTGCCAGCTCAATTAGGCAGATCAAACCTTTGGGGACTGAGCTAATTGCTTGGACTGACTGCAATTTTGGCTGATGATGAAAGCTATCAATTTCTGTGATGAGTctccaaacaaaccaaactaaGCATTAATAAGATGGAAAAGATGACGTGTGTTTGCCGGCAGGTTGTGGAAATAATTTATATTCACAAAAATTAAAAGGGATTGTGATTGTGTCCTTTTTGTAGCTTTTGTCTTATATTTCGCCATTTTGACTGACATTTAGGAGAAAGTCAGGGGCATCCCGAAGTTGTATTATTACAACTTTTAAAGCGCTGCTTTGATTTCCCCTCTGCACCCTCTTGACTGACAGGACATTTAGAGGTGTAAGACATGGGAACGAGACAAAAGACAGGGTTAATTAGTTAACCTCCATGTCTGACAGGAGGAAGGTGGTTGTACGGAAAAACAGGACTTTGGACACTCACGCAAAGATCGTACAAAGTCGAGATAACGGGACGTCGTTTTATCATCAGGATTTCAGTTATTCGGGAAACGCAGCTCTCCGCCAGCTGTCTACTGAGCATGCTCTGTGGCGAAGCCTGAGAAAGTGTCTGCTTGACTGCAGCCCAGTTTgtgctttcctgcctgtacaacatccactgcacgtctgcccgtcctgggtgagggatccctcctctgctgctcaccctgaggtttctcccattttttcctgttaaaggtttttctgggagtttttcctcagtcgatgtgagggtcgaagggcagaggatgttgctgatgttatgttgagccctttgagacaaactgcttgtaaaaatgggctgtacaaataaaattgccttgtcttgtctaacacacagctgaaacagaGATTTGCTCCTCTTCAGTGACAGTGAACACAACACGCGGGACGAAAAGTAACGCTGACAGTGACAAAGAGCAGGGCTACGAGTACGTGCTGCTAACAGACGGGCTTTGGCTACGCACTGAACGCACCACAGAGCTTCTCGGTGTAGAACTGCAGGCTCGGCCACAGAAACCTGCAGCGGCTTCGCCTCATGCAGCGGCTTTCCCTCGGTAGGACTTAACCCGTGGAAAAATGTGCACACTGAACGTACACTACAAGGACAAGTAGAAAGCTaatgttgaaaataatgaaTGGAGTGGGAGGAAATGAAAGCAGGCCGAAAAGCAGGTGAACAAACAGGGGCACACAAGGTCTTAGGAGCTAAGCTGGTGTTCTATGATGATTGAtgctggagagaagagaaataacacatttcatTGGGTTGAGTGCATCTTTACACTCTAAGGAGTCTCCAGTCCTCCATTCAGAGGAGGCAGCAAGAACCTCACTTGTAATCTGAGTTTCGCCTCCCACACTCAGTCAGCCCACAGGGTCGAAGGTCTCCTCAGTGATGGAGGCTCATTTAGACGGCCGTTCTTACAGAGCCAAATGTCGTCCACTTAAACACCGCACTGTGATGATTTCCTCTGGAGCATTTATTCAGTTGTTCTAATTCTATGACCCTGCTGATAAACCTTCCTCATTATGCCACATGAGGGTTTGTCTCATCAAAAGCAGCCTTGTCTCCAGTTTTCTGGTTGGTGCAGACGATGATCCTGTTGGTTTCAGTTCTTTGGCCACATGTCGTCCTGCAGGCATTCAATTATATTTGCTACTTGCTACCTGGTACCCCTTTCAGTTGGGTACTCCCTTAGCCTTGCTGACTTTCCTGTAAAAGATATGTTTCAGCAGATGTTATCTTCCCACTGCCAGAACTCACCGattacaacaacacatttatattcatttatgTTCTTTGCAGATGTATTCACGTTGTGTGCTGTTGCATGTAAACGACTTTCTGGAGGCACGTAATGTGCAGTGCAGCTGTGGATCTAAAACCATCTCACTGCCAAAAAGCAgtattgatttaattaaaaaaaaataattaaagtatCACAAATAGAAGTATTTGTTAAGTTATATTATCCGTATTTTGTTGCCAAGCCTCTGGATAGTGCTGAGGCCGGATACAAACAAACGTATCTGCAGAGGTGTGATTGGCCACAGCTGAAGGTGAAAAGCCTGCCGCCGTAGAGACGAGCGAGAGGAGATAAAGTGTTGGaatggagaggatgaagaggagcaCAAGGTCAGGCAGAGTTCACAGGGTTGTTCACATGAAAGATGGTTGTGTGAAGGGTGCAAAAAGAGAGCTTGTCTCGAGGACGACCAGTCATTCAAGCCTTCCATCCGTCTTTCCATCCAGCTCATATCTCTACACCTACGGGCCGGACTGTCAGAGAGTACAGTATAAATATGCATGATCCCCAGAGGAGGATACCTCATCAGTTTGGAGGCCTGTGTGACTGCCGTGTCAAGGTTCTCCCCTGATCCTTGGACACTTTGGTCCAATTAAAGGCATCATGGGCGCTAATGGCCACATTTCCATGTAAATTGCTGAGCAAGTTCACATTTGGCCAAAGATCAATCCTCATGTTTATGGTGACCCATCGACCTTCCTCGAGCACCAACATCAGGCCTTAAGTCCCACCTGTACgtaagaaatattaaaatataatgtgCAGGCTGGTttcttcacactcagctgctgcttcaggaAAGTCCTGACGGGTGAATTCATTACGCGGCTTCTCCGTGCGCTCAGTGTGGCAGGATTTCATCCGTTCGCTTTCTATAAGTGCTTATCACGTACGCCGTTTTTATCCCTCCTCCTTATTTCCTGTTGAGTGAGGGACGCTCTATTCAGCCTGCTGTTGTGCCTGAAGGTATAGGAGAGGAAATTGTCTGTGATTGCCCCTAGAGACCCCACATTCAGTATGTGTCCTGCCAACGCTGTCGCcaacaaattacatttatatactgCTCATTTGCTGTTCCTATTACATCGTGAGGGAAACATAATTGCTGGCTGCATGATGTTCACAAAGTGTTGTCAAAGTTGTCTCTTTGACCTAACATTTTAAACGAGTGAATGTATCCTGAAGCCGAACACGTAGTTAGTAAAGTAAATAGTTTCTTGGAgatctcttgttttctcttgcaCACTTCAGGTTGCACAGCCAGGGTTAGTAACAGATCGCATGTAATTGGTGGTGCGTAATCACATTAAGATTACTGGATTGcatttttgattatttcttCAAAACATGGTAACATATTTCACAATAATCAACACTCAGTGAACTCATCAAAAGCACGTAGGTGCTCCGAAGTCCTCCATCCAAACCTCATCCTGTCCACAGTACACCTGTACTCTGATGTGACCCTCTGTGAGTGCTGAAGATGCACGATGCATTGAATTTACATGTAGTtcaaagagggaaaaatatatttgtgGAGCTCAGATTTTTCtggctgcttctgtttttttgaaGTAATCCAAAAGTCTTCAGATTAGATTGCTTCAGTGGATTCTGTTACTAATTACAAACTGACTCTGACATCTGAAAGACATCAGACCCGACCCCGAGTGCAGATcatcagagacaggaagaagtgaGTGTTGACTTTCAGCCACAGCTGCTCGGGCTGAGGACACATGGATGACGAGGTACAATCGAGGATTAAGTTGTGGTGTAAAATATCAGCAGACAATCTTATTACATCTGTCCTCCGCTCTAACAAGCTGTGATGTCACTCTCAATTAACCTTTTAGTCCGCTTTAATCTGATTGCGGTGCTCACAGGATATCTGGAGCTTATAATAAATGCTGGAAACTGGAAGGATCCCTATTAATGTAAATGGACTCACTCACACAGATTGATATGCAGTGGCAGTGTTGGAGACCGGGTGCCAAGCTCTTATCATTACTGCAAAATCTGGAATTTTTATGTTGGCAGAGCCGCAGTGACgtactgtgtgttttctcagtaaTGTAGAAATAGGCCAGCTGGTTAAACAGCTGCCCTCCATCGCAGAGAGGTGTGATGCCATGCATCCTCTCCACCGAGCTGTAATTGGTGTTAATCACCTTCACAAACGTTGCCTCGaggcaggaaaacaacagaTCTCTCTTTTAACCGTTAACATGACGGGAGCGGCTGACTCACGCGGCCTGACAAACTGTGTTTTAGAAAACAATGGAGCGTCCTCCCACGCGTTCTCTGCAGCCCGATCCGTTCAGTCGGAGCAGCAGCTACGAGCTGAGGCCTGCGCAGAGAGCAACAATGACGCGctcacaaagacaggaagacagtCGCTTTTCATccacatttacacattaatgATTCTGTAGGGCTGCGGGTTGTGTAAGCACATGACTCACAGTCCTGACAATACGGTGGAGTACTGCATGTTTCTGAGTGGGCCACTTCAGGAAGCAGGGAGCTGTTTGGTAACGCGTTATGCAGGTGAATTTGGAGCAGAATTCGaatcacaatataaaaatagTCTGTGGTTGCATGGACGTGTTGTTCCGTGTGATGTTAAAGCGGTTGTATGATGGCCTCAGTGGGTCAGCAGCAGGGCTTCAGACAAAAGCGATCAGGGCTGCAGCGCTTTAAGTCTGTGAGCCCACAGGTTTTCAACACATGGCAGGTATCAGTGCGTGAATGGATGGAGGAGAGCGTCGCTGTTCCAGGAATATCACATCCATGTTGATGGGACCGTCTGAATCTCACTGGAAACTTTTGTCTCGCTTAGGGAGGATTGTAGCCATGAAATCAGCTAATGATACAGCCGTGGCTTTGCAAGTGAGCTCTCACTTCGCCTCACATTTCAACTGTTGACTTCCTGCGTGGAGTCAGTCGCCTCTCGTGAGACTTCGGAGCGAGACTTCTCCCTGAGCGAgtcttgtgtttctggttaaacagAACGGGTGTTACTGTTCAGCCAAAAGGCGTCTCTCTGTGGTGATCGTCTCTGTCCCGTTGGCAGACACTCAGAGCAACCGTCTCGCCGTCAGTGGACGTAACTTTGATGGCCGCAGTTGCCCCACAGGTTTACAGCACAGTCGTGTAGCTGCGGTGATCTGCAGGACAAACTCCAACAGTTTTGCtaaatatgaatcatttacgCAGCAGAATGTGTAATCAAGTGTCTCAGAGTGTCAGATCAGAGCAGTTCTAAGATGATTTCTGGGTGGGTTTGTGGCCGTTTATTCGTGACGACGTCGTAGGTAATGTTATCCTCAGGAAGGAAGTGTAATCCACACTGAATCTACGcacatcatgtctgtgtgttcagatttaATCCAGTCAGGAATCCTGACTTGGGTGTGATTTTTGACGGAGTGAATCCGTCCTATAAGCCACTGCAGGTAAACTCAACGGGCAAAAGAGCCATTTCCTGCCGTTTTCAGGCTGCCAATATTCACCATCTCATTCACGTCTTTCCCTGATTTCTCCCCCTTCATGAGCCCCTCCAGATGCGGTGCAGCCCACCAGGGGCTCCACAGTTTGAAGCCCTCTTCTGGTTGGAGTCCAGTTTAAAGGTGACCGGCAGGAATTGATGTTCTCAGCAAGGTGCTTCAGATTTGCTTCAGTTCGACTGCaacctctttttctttctcccagaCGTGCAGGCAGCACACAACCGTCCGCTGTAAAAGAGGAGGTGCAGGATAAAACCGAGTGTGAGAGATGATGAGGGTGATTATTGATCAGTGAAATCTGAGCAGAGCTGGCTGTGAGACGCCAAGCAATCCCGTGGTATTATTATCTGACGTCCTGCAGCCAGAGGCAGATCACGTGGAGCACAATCATTTAACACTGAGCTGTGAACCAGACATCATTCATTTCTGATCCCCAGTGACGGGAGCTTCTTCGTGGACCACTTGAGAGTTTATCCAGGGATTTTCAATCTCATTAA includes:
- the wdr45 gene encoding WD repeat domain phosphoinositide-interacting protein 4 isoform X1, with translation MAQQRGVNSLQFNQDQSCFCCAMETGVRIYNVEPLMEKGHLDHEQVGSVALCSMLHRSNLLAIVGGGVNPKFSEISVLIWDDARESRDPKDKLVLEFTFTKPVLAVRMRHDKIIIVLKNRIYVYSFPDNPVKLFEFDTRDNPKGLCDLCPSLEKQLLVFPGHKCGSLQLVDLSNTKPGTSSAPFTINAHQSEIACVALNQPGSVAASASRKGTLIRLFDTTTRDKLVELRRGTDPATLYCINFSHDSSFLCASSDKGTVHIFALKDTKLNRRSALARVGKVGPVIGQYVDSQWSLASFTVPAECACICAFGKNTSKNVNSVIAICVDGTFHKYVFTPDGNCNREAFDVYLDICDDDDF
- the wdr45 gene encoding WD repeat domain phosphoinositide-interacting protein 4 isoform X2, coding for MLHRSNLLAIVGGGVNPKFSEISVLIWDDARESRDPKDKLVLEFTFTKPVLAVRMRHDKIIIVLKNRIYVYSFPDNPVKLFEFDTRDNPKGLCDLCPSLEKQLLVFPGHKCGSLQLVDLSNTKPGTSSAPFTINAHQSEIACVALNQPGSVAASASRKGTLIRLFDTTTRDKLVELRRGTDPATLYCINFSHDSSFLCASSDKGTVHIFALKDTKLNRRSALARVGKVGPVIGQYVDSQWSLASFTVPAECACICAFGKNTSKNVNSVIAICVDGTFHKYVFTPDGNCNREAFDVYLDICDDDDF